The following proteins come from a genomic window of Ignavibacteria bacterium:
- a CDS encoding LD-carboxypeptidase, with protein sequence MHGVFFIFATRKTDFIMNTCKPPKLYHGDVIGIVATSSTPRSQEAVEKGISYLEKLGYRIEVSKNIFSRYGYLAGTDDARANELNAMFANKFVKAIFIARGGYGLHRILSRINYTYIKRNPKIVVGFSDVTALQLALWKKCNLVSLSAPLVVEFEEKLKGKTEDIFWRLLTSTKVSGIRYDVRCEGNNKKYQRVNTNVRGILLGGNLTLLSTLCGTTFFPSFTNSIFFMEDVDESPYRIDRMLQHLKLANVFRRANGIVLGDFSSCEKNEKDSLSIAQVVHDVFTDIRARVFSGLQYGHIQEIKPIPLGTIAQINARKNTLQLVESVVQ encoded by the coding sequence ATGCACGGCGTTTTTTTTATATTTGCCACAAGAAAAACTGATTTTATTATGAATACATGCAAACCACCAAAACTCTACCACGGCGACGTCATAGGTATTGTTGCCACTTCAAGCACTCCTCGTTCACAAGAAGCGGTAGAAAAAGGAATTTCCTATTTGGAAAAACTTGGTTATCGCATCGAAGTTTCAAAAAATATATTTTCCCGTTACGGATATTTGGCGGGAACGGATGATGCGCGGGCAAATGAACTCAACGCAATGTTTGCAAACAAGTTTGTCAAAGCCATTTTTATTGCTCGCGGCGGCTATGGTTTGCATCGCATTCTTTCAAGAATAAATTATACATACATAAAACGTAATCCGAAAATTGTTGTTGGTTTCAGCGATGTTACTGCATTGCAATTAGCATTGTGGAAAAAATGCAACCTCGTTTCGCTTTCTGCGCCGCTTGTTGTCGAGTTTGAAGAAAAACTCAAAGGAAAGACAGAAGATATATTTTGGAGATTGCTTACTTCAACAAAAGTATCTGGAATACGGTACGATGTGCGATGCGAAGGAAACAACAAAAAATATCAACGGGTTAATACAAATGTTCGGGGAATATTGCTCGGAGGAAATCTAACCTTGCTTTCTACGCTTTGCGGGACGACATTTTTTCCATCATTTACGAACAGTATTTTTTTTATGGAAGATGTTGACGAATCACCGTATCGCATTGACAGAATGTTGCAGCATTTAAAACTTGCAAACGTCTTTCGCCGTGCAAATGGAATCGTGTTGGGCGATTTCTCTTCCTGCGAAAAGAACGAGAAGGATTCGCTTTCAATTGCACAAGTGGTTCACGATGTTTTCACAGATATACGCGCACGTGTATTTTCTGGTTTGCAATACGGACACATCCAAGAAATAAAACCGATACCTCTCGGTACTATTGCACAAATCAATGCAAGGAAAAATACCTTGCAACTTGTTGAAAGCGTTGTGCAGTAG
- a CDS encoding NifU family protein encodes MNEISLRIESALSIVRPYLQVDNGDVEIVQYHEDVGVLEVRLLGTCEICPLSRMTLRAGIERILMHEVPEIQRVEQVHERNTNINITCTQ; translated from the coding sequence ATGAATGAAATTTCGTTGCGCATTGAAAGTGCGCTTTCCATTGTACGCCCATATTTACAAGTAGATAACGGTGATGTTGAAATTGTACAATACCACGAAGATGTCGGTGTGTTGGAAGTACGGCTCCTCGGGACGTGTGAAATATGTCCGCTTTCGCGAATGACGCTTCGTGCGGGAATTGAACGGATTCTTATGCACGAAGTTCCCGAGATTCAACGTGTGGAACAAGTGCATGAAAGAAATACGAATATCAATATTACCTGCACACAATAA
- the apbC gene encoding iron-sulfur cluster carrier protein ApbC, translated as MGFFTTTNSISEEQILQSLRSVRDPDLHKDIVTLGFVKNIQITNRDVSFTIELTTPACPVRDELKMQAETELRKTFPLLEKIVIEMTAQVRTSVRPQLPILQQVKNTIAVASGKGGVGKSTVAANLAVALATEGAKVGLLDADIYGPSIPLMMGISNGRPQIFQQKIFPVEKYNVKIMSIGFLVDPMQAIVWRGPMASGALKQFITDVEWGELDYLIFDLPPGTGDIQLTLAQTLPLTGAVIVTTPQEISLADVRKGFAMFEKVNVPTIGIVENMSYYICSHCGNRENIFDYGGGNTASKQLGVPFLGEIPISTGTRIGGDEGVPIVLKEPESEQAQAFLTVARNMAAQISIQHLSKDDSASTVDIQLESN; from the coding sequence ATGGGATTTTTTACAACAACAAATTCAATTTCAGAAGAACAGATTCTCCAGTCGCTTCGCTCCGTTCGCGACCCGGATTTACACAAAGATATTGTAACACTTGGCTTCGTTAAAAATATTCAGATTACCAATCGCGACGTATCGTTCACTATCGAGTTAACAACGCCCGCTTGTCCCGTTCGCGATGAACTGAAAATGCAAGCGGAAACGGAACTCCGCAAAACATTTCCATTGCTGGAAAAAATAGTAATAGAAATGACGGCGCAGGTTCGTACGAGTGTTCGTCCGCAATTACCGATATTGCAACAAGTAAAAAATACCATCGCGGTCGCAAGCGGAAAAGGAGGGGTTGGAAAATCTACGGTTGCCGCCAATCTTGCTGTTGCACTTGCAACCGAAGGCGCAAAAGTCGGTTTACTTGATGCGGATATTTATGGACCAAGTATTCCGCTGATGATGGGAATTTCGAATGGACGTCCGCAAATTTTTCAGCAGAAAATTTTTCCCGTCGAAAAATATAATGTAAAAATTATGTCCATCGGATTTCTTGTTGACCCGATGCAAGCAATTGTTTGGCGAGGACCTATGGCAAGCGGCGCGTTGAAACAATTCATCACTGATGTTGAATGGGGAGAACTTGATTATCTGATTTTCGACTTGCCGCCGGGAACAGGAGATATTCAACTGACACTTGCGCAAACATTACCGCTTACGGGTGCGGTGATTGTAACAACGCCGCAGGAAATTTCTCTTGCGGACGTTCGCAAAGGATTTGCAATGTTTGAAAAAGTGAACGTTCCTACGATTGGCATTGTGGAAAATATGAGTTACTATATTTGTTCGCATTGTGGAAACCGCGAAAATATTTTTGATTATGGCGGAGGAAATACTGCCAGCAAACAACTCGGCGTTCCATTTCTTGGAGAAATTCCCATCTCTACGGGAACACGCATTGGGGGGGATGAGGGAGTTCCTATTGTTTTGAAAGAACCCGAATCCGAACAGGCGCAAGCGTTCTTAACCGTTGCAAGAAATATGGCGGCACAAATCAGTATTCAACATCTTTCCAAAGATGATTCTGCTTCAACCGTCGATATTCAGTTGGAGAGCAATTAA
- a CDS encoding Nif3-like dinuclear metal center hexameric protein: protein MNVGTIAKILEAWAPKELAWEKDNVGLQVGNAMDSVEKILVALDVTEHVIAEAANNNVQLIVSHHPLLFRPLQSVTSNDRVGNLVRQLIQKNIAVYSAHTNLDFTARGVSFALAEELELENVQFLVPLAPMQKKIVVFVPKENVEAVATAMGNAGAGQIGNYEWCSFRGEGTGTFRGNEYSKPFFGTAEQYETVNEVRLEMVVPKWKLSSVLDAMKEAHPYEEVAFDVYPLENGATTCGMGAIGMLHREVSEEDFLRFVKRKLQCSALKFSKGKTGKIFRVAVCGGSGAEFLSSAIAKNADAYVTADIAYHPFHDAEGKLLLIDAGHYETERVILSRIAETISRSSVRMSQSVEVLITESTTSAIHWIY, encoded by the coding sequence GTGAACGTTGGAACAATAGCGAAAATCCTTGAAGCGTGGGCTCCGAAAGAACTTGCGTGGGAAAAAGATAACGTAGGTTTGCAAGTAGGAAATGCAATGGATAGCGTCGAAAAAATTCTTGTAGCGCTCGATGTTACAGAACACGTCATTGCGGAAGCGGCAAACAACAATGTTCAATTGATTGTTTCGCATCATCCGCTACTTTTTCGACCGTTACAATCTGTAACATCGAATGACCGAGTCGGAAATCTTGTTCGGCAGTTGATTCAAAAAAATATTGCCGTGTATTCTGCGCATACGAATTTGGATTTTACAGCACGCGGCGTAAGTTTTGCGCTTGCAGAAGAACTGGAACTCGAGAACGTTCAGTTTCTCGTTCCGCTTGCTCCGATGCAAAAAAAAATTGTTGTGTTTGTCCCGAAAGAAAATGTAGAAGCCGTTGCAACGGCGATGGGAAATGCCGGCGCTGGTCAAATAGGGAATTATGAATGGTGTTCGTTTCGTGGAGAAGGAACGGGAACATTCCGAGGGAATGAATATTCAAAACCATTTTTCGGAACTGCGGAACAATATGAAACGGTCAATGAAGTCCGATTGGAAATGGTCGTTCCGAAATGGAAACTTTCTTCCGTTCTCGATGCAATGAAAGAGGCGCACCCGTACGAAGAAGTTGCCTTCGATGTGTATCCGTTGGAAAATGGTGCAACCACGTGCGGAATGGGTGCGATAGGAATGTTGCATCGGGAAGTATCCGAAGAAGATTTTCTTCGTTTCGTAAAAAGAAAACTGCAATGTTCGGCATTAAAATTTTCGAAAGGGAAAACAGGAAAAATTTTTCGCGTTGCTGTATGCGGAGGAAGTGGCGCAGAGTTTCTTTCGTCGGCAATAGCGAAAAACGCTGATGCATACGTTACGGCAGATATCGCCTATCATCCGTTTCACGATGCGGAGGGGAAACTTCTTCTGATAGATGCGGGGCATTATGAAACAGAACGAGTCATTCTTTCGCGCATTGCGGAAACGATATCGCGCTCATCGGTACGAATGTCGCAGAGCGTTGAAGTTCTAATCACCGAATCAACAACGAGCGCAATTCATTGGATATACTAA
- the recJ gene encoding single-stranded-DNA-specific exonuclease RecJ: MDEIHISDTIATLLYHRGITTYDEAKKYFRPSFADLHNPFLMDGMERAVQRVLTALEQKEIIFVFGDYDVDGTNATSMLYLFLKKLGANVLYSVPNRVLDGYGISIAGIQKAKELGTSLFISVDCGITAIEQIDFTNSLGIDVIVCDHHEPGETLPNAYAVLDPLKPTCNYPFKYLCGCGVAFKFMQGILQRKLMDMFEVESTLREYLDFVVLATSADIVPITGENRTLLKIGLEQFNRSPRIGIRTLISNAGLKLGRISVGQIVFVLAPRINAVGRMGDAHRAIHLLTCEDEQQASELAAVLEKENVARRKIDEETFLEAQTVAESFLQSNNPAVLVLHQEHWHPGVIGIVASRIVEKYYKPTIMLTSVDGKVKGSARSVDGFDIYTALTQVEDRLLSFGGHKYAAGVLLETHRIDDFREALSKTVNELMTEEHRTPGIKIERTISLSELNPKFFRILDQFSPYGPQNMRPTLLAKNVTVYGTPRIVGKGHLRLKLKESSNGISLYFDAIGFGLGDRIEQLSHNTNIDIVFSLDEYEGSSYHSNGGEFIPQLRVKDFRLSA, from the coding sequence ATGGATGAAATACATATTAGCGATACGATAGCAACGTTATTATATCATCGCGGAATTACAACATACGACGAAGCCAAAAAATATTTTCGTCCATCGTTTGCAGATTTACACAATCCGTTTCTGATGGATGGAATGGAACGCGCAGTTCAGCGTGTTTTAACTGCATTAGAACAGAAAGAAATAATTTTCGTCTTCGGCGATTACGATGTAGATGGAACGAACGCCACTTCCATGCTGTATCTGTTCCTTAAAAAACTTGGTGCCAATGTTCTGTATTCTGTTCCGAACCGCGTACTCGATGGATACGGAATTTCCATTGCAGGAATACAAAAAGCCAAAGAACTCGGAACGTCGCTCTTTATTTCTGTTGATTGCGGAATTACTGCCATCGAGCAGATTGATTTTACAAACTCTCTTGGCATTGATGTCATTGTTTGCGACCATCACGAACCCGGAGAAACTCTTCCCAATGCATACGCAGTACTTGACCCATTAAAGCCAACGTGCAATTATCCGTTTAAATATCTTTGCGGATGCGGCGTTGCCTTTAAATTTATGCAAGGAATATTGCAGCGAAAACTTATGGATATGTTCGAAGTTGAATCTACACTTCGCGAGTATCTCGATTTTGTTGTACTTGCAACCTCTGCGGATATTGTTCCGATAACCGGTGAAAACCGAACGCTTCTTAAAATCGGTCTTGAACAATTTAACCGTTCTCCTCGCATTGGAATTCGCACACTAATCTCCAACGCAGGTTTGAAACTCGGAAGAATTTCCGTGGGACAAATTGTGTTTGTTCTTGCTCCTCGTATCAACGCTGTTGGACGAATGGGAGATGCACATCGCGCTATTCATTTACTCACCTGCGAGGATGAACAGCAAGCATCGGAACTTGCCGCAGTGTTGGAAAAAGAAAATGTTGCACGGCGAAAAATTGATGAGGAAACTTTTCTCGAAGCGCAAACCGTTGCAGAATCGTTTTTGCAAAGTAATAACCCTGCAGTTCTCGTTCTTCATCAGGAGCATTGGCATCCGGGGGTAATCGGAATTGTTGCTTCGCGCATAGTCGAAAAGTATTACAAACCAACAATTATGCTTACGTCCGTTGACGGAAAAGTAAAAGGTTCCGCGCGCAGTGTGGATGGTTTTGATATATATACTGCGCTGACGCAAGTCGAAGACCGATTGCTTTCGTTCGGAGGACATAAGTACGCCGCGGGAGTTTTACTGGAAACGCACCGCATAGATGATTTCCGCGAAGCGCTATCAAAAACCGTGAATGAATTGATGACCGAAGAACACAGAACGCCGGGAATAAAAATCGAGCGTACGATTTCTCTTTCAGAACTGAATCCGAAATTCTTCCGTATTCTTGACCAATTTTCTCCGTACGGTCCTCAAAATATGCGTCCAACATTACTTGCAAAAAATGTTACCGTGTACGGAACTCCGCGTATTGTCGGAAAAGGTCATCTTCGTTTAAAATTAAAAGAATCCTCAAACGGAATCAGTTTGTATTTCGATGCAATTGGATTCGGTCTGGGCGACCGCATTGAACAACTTTCGCACAATACAAATATTGATATTGTTTTTTCGCTTGATGAATATGAAGGAAGCAGTTACCATTCTAACGGTGGTGAGTTTATTCCACAACTTCGTGTAAAAGATTTTCGTTTGAGTGCGTGA
- a CDS encoding YebC/PmpR family DNA-binding transcriptional regulator, which produces MSGHSKWATIKRKKAAIDAARGRVFTQIVKEITIAARVGGGNPDGNPRLRLAIDKAKSVNMPQDNIKRGIMKGTGELPGVSYEDVLYEAYGAAGVALLIECVTDNKNRTVSEIRHLLERNGGKLATSGAVEWLFHRKGVMHVAKTICGEDDLLAIVLDAGADDMKTEDEFYQVITTPENFETVKNALSKKGIETESAELARIPENTVKVEGKDANAVLRLIESLEEHEDVQNISANFDIDEKTMAEYNG; this is translated from the coding sequence ATGTCAGGTCATTCAAAATGGGCAACAATTAAGCGCAAAAAAGCCGCTATTGATGCCGCACGTGGACGTGTTTTTACTCAGATAGTAAAAGAAATAACTATTGCTGCGCGCGTCGGAGGTGGAAATCCGGATGGAAATCCACGGCTTCGTCTTGCGATTGACAAAGCGAAAAGCGTTAATATGCCGCAAGATAATATCAAGCGCGGTATTATGAAAGGAACGGGTGAATTGCCCGGCGTTTCGTACGAAGACGTTCTCTACGAAGCATACGGAGCCGCAGGTGTTGCGTTGCTCATTGAATGTGTTACTGATAATAAAAACAGAACGGTTTCAGAAATTCGGCATCTTCTTGAACGGAACGGTGGAAAACTTGCAACATCGGGAGCCGTCGAATGGTTGTTCCATCGAAAAGGCGTGATGCATGTTGCAAAAACAATATGTGGCGAAGACGATTTGCTCGCTATTGTTCTTGATGCTGGCGCCGATGATATGAAAACGGAGGATGAGTTTTATCAAGTTATTACCACGCCTGAAAATTTTGAAACGGTAAAAAACGCACTCTCAAAAAAGGGAATCGAAACGGAATCTGCGGAACTGGCGCGCATACCGGAAAATACCGTGAAAGTTGAAGGAAAAGATGCAAATGCTGTGCTTCGTCTTATCGAATCACTCGAAGAACATGAAGACGTTCAGAACATTTCCGCAAATTTTGACATTGATGAGAAAACAATGGCGGAGTATAACGGATAA
- a CDS encoding transposase, producing MEWQRFDVAFRKHYSETMGEPAKPIRRMVGLLILKHLRNLSDESVVEQWVENIYYQFFCGEHYVAQQPPCVPIELFEFRKRIGEEGIELIFQESIRINCNDAQDDEGTTNTNVQ from the coding sequence GTGGAATGGCAACGCTTTGATGTTGCGTTCAGAAAACATTACAGCGAGACGATGGGTGAGCCAGCGAAACCTATTCGGCGGATGGTGGGATTGCTCATCTTAAAACATTTGCGGAACTTAAGCGACGAGAGCGTGGTGGAACAATGGGTGGAAAATATTTATTACCAATTTTTCTGCGGGGAACACTATGTGGCACAACAACCGCCGTGTGTTCCGATAGAGTTATTCGAGTTTCGCAAACGCATTGGTGAAGAAGGAATCGAATTGATTTTTCAAGAGAGCATTCGCATCAATTGTAACGATGCTCAAGATGATGAAGGAACAACGAATACGAACGTGCAATAG
- a CDS encoding T9SS type A sorting domain-containing protein, with protein MTFPTDSKLHRKIIEKCKGIAEKEGIELHKTYTRTVKKLTRALRFRHHPNQYAKARKSGRKLKTISGKLDTLRTNPLQIKGTVPLLSVNFLKPSLKIKPDIEPQSEYDFPQAFFLLQNFPNPFNPTTTIQYKLANESQVTMTVFNLLGEEVATLMNNEEYPEGTYSIDFDAAGLSSGIYFYRLTAIPLDDEGLPVHLVKKMVVVK; from the coding sequence ATTACCTTTCCCACGGACAGTAAATTGCACAGAAAAATTATTGAGAAATGCAAAGGGATTGCGGAGAAAGAAGGCATTGAGTTGCATAAAACATACACACGCACGGTGAAAAAACTTACGCGTGCGTTACGCTTTCGTCATCACCCGAACCAGTATGCGAAGGCACGCAAGTCAGGCAGGAAACTCAAAACCATTTCCGGAAAACTTGATACACTCAGAACCAATCCGTTGCAAATAAAAGGCACCGTTCCATTACTTTCTGTCAATTTTCTGAAGCCAAGTTTGAAGATCAAACCGGATATCGAACCGCAGAGTGAATATGATTTTCCACAAGCATTTTTCCTGTTGCAAAATTTTCCAAATCCATTTAATCCAACGACAACCATTCAGTATAAACTTGCAAATGAATCGCAAGTAACAATGACAGTGTTCAATTTACTCGGTGAAGAAGTAGCAACGCTGATGAACAACGAAGAATATCCCGAAGGAACATATTCCATTGATTTCGACGCAGCGGGTTTGTCGTCGGGAATTTATTTTTATCGTCTCACTGCTATTCCACTTGATGACGAAGGATTACCCGTTCATCTTGTCAAGAAGATGGTGGTGGTTAAGTAG
- a CDS encoding T9SS type A sorting domain-containing protein: protein MNTYENALTMELDTDTRISTLLSKLLLEVCSLEYFDIAEQTYNSMFMQYPNDERTQIAEQILRLITGTETYGGTGKKALKVEMRTFPKKNISAQSLLPKEFSLKQNFPNPFNPVTLIKYELPHDEFVTLKIYDLLGREVFVLVNGFEQAGYKIVRFDASRIASGVYFYKMKAGNFQAMKKLLLVK, encoded by the coding sequence ATGAACACGTACGAAAATGCGTTAACGATGGAACTTGATACAGACACGAGAATATCAACTCTCCTTTCAAAACTTTTACTTGAAGTGTGTAGTTTAGAATATTTTGACATTGCAGAACAAACGTACAATTCTATGTTCATGCAATATCCCAATGATGAACGAACGCAAATCGCAGAGCAAATATTACGACTAATAACTGGAACCGAAACGTATGGCGGAACAGGGAAAAAAGCATTGAAGGTTGAAATGCGAACATTTCCGAAGAAAAATATCTCTGCGCAATCATTGCTTCCGAAAGAATTTTCGTTAAAGCAAAATTTTCCCAATCCTTTCAATCCGGTAACATTGATTAAATATGAATTACCTCACGATGAATTTGTTACTCTTAAAATTTACGATTTATTAGGGAGAGAAGTTTTCGTGTTGGTAAATGGATTTGAACAAGCGGGATATAAAATTGTGCGATTCGATGCTTCGCGCATAGCAAGCGGAGTGTATTTTTATAAAATGAAAGCGGGGAATTTTCAAGCGATGAAAAAATTATTACTCGTGAAATGA
- a CDS encoding T9SS type A sorting domain-containing protein: protein MKKNRYSTFICLIFSFLFLEIAALNAQVISVSPPQNALNVQPNATIQVTFAQAMNTTTFNDTSSFLVYGQTSGRYRGSFSFSSAFSKTVIPANAGNHNDVGKMDSHLRGNDYTKIFNNIVTFTPNTPFKKGDIITVNVTNKIKNANDVAITPLLWQFTVVVNISDGTFSTNVDYATGNLPSSVSVSDIDGDGDGDIVIANGISNTVSVLKNNGDGTYAAKVDYITGDNPYSVSLSDIDGDGDGDIVTANYWSNTVSVLKNNGNGTFMAKVDYATESYPSSVFVSDIDGDGDGDIVTANYYSYTVSVLKNNGDGTFAPKVDYTTGTEPRSVSLSDIDGDGDGDIVTANLDANTVSVLKNNGDGTFAFKVDYATGTEPRSVSLSDIDGDGDGDIVTANFNANTVSVLKNNGNGMYAAKFDYATGGNPYSVYVSDIDGDGDGDIAVANWGSNSVSVLKNNGNGTYATKIDYTTGVGPISVYVSDIDGDGGGDIVTANYWSNTVSVLKNNNTTSTISAGEVNIPKEFSLSQNYPNPFNPTTTIRFEIPVGAIHELPLQTTLKIYNVLGQEVATLLNNETMDEGEHEVQFDASGLTSGLYFYSLRAGTFLETKKMILLK, encoded by the coding sequence ATGAAAAAAAATAGATACTCAACATTTATTTGTTTGATATTTTCCTTTTTGTTTTTAGAAATCGCCGCTTTAAATGCACAGGTGATAAGCGTTTCTCCGCCTCAAAATGCGTTGAACGTGCAACCAAACGCTACGATACAGGTTACGTTTGCGCAAGCGATGAATACCACAACATTTAACGACACTTCCTCGTTTTTGGTGTACGGACAAACAAGCGGAAGGTACCGCGGAAGTTTTTCGTTTTCATCTGCGTTCTCAAAAACTGTCATTCCCGCGAACGCGGGAAACCACAACGATGTGGGAAAAATGGATTCCCACTTGCGTGGGAATGACTATACAAAGATATTCAACAACATTGTAACATTTACTCCCAATACCCCTTTTAAAAAAGGCGACATTATTACGGTAAATGTAACCAACAAAATAAAAAATGCAAACGATGTTGCTATTACACCGTTGCTGTGGCAATTTACAGTTGTTGTAAATATTTCGGATGGAACATTTTCGACTAACGTTGATTATGCAACAGGAAATTTACCATCTTCAGTTTCTGTGAGCGATATAGATGGCGATGGTGATGGTGATATTGTAATTGCAAATGGGATTTCAAATACAGTTTCTGTCCTGAAGAATAATGGTGATGGCACGTATGCGGCAAAAGTTGATTATATAACAGGAGATAATCCATATTCAGTTTCTCTGAGCGATATAGACGGCGATGGTGATGGCGATATTGTTACTGCAAATTACTGGTCAAATACAGTTTCTGTATTGAAGAATAATGGGAATGGAACATTTATGGCGAAAGTTGATTATGCAACAGAAAGTTATCCATCTTCAGTTTTTGTGAGCGATATAGATGGCGATGGTGATGGCGATATTGTAACTGCAAATTACTATTCATATACGGTTTCTGTGTTGAAGAATAATGGGGATGGAACGTTTGCGCCTAAAGTTGATTATACAACAGGAACTGAGCCACGTTCAGTTTCTCTGAGCGATATAGATGGCGATGGTGATGGCGATATTGTAACGGCAAATCTTGATGCAAATACAGTTTCTGTTCTGAAGAATAATGGAGATGGAACGTTTGCGTTTAAAGTTGATTATGCGACAGGAACTGAGCCACGTTCAGTTTCTCTGAGCGATATAGATGGCGATGGTGATGGCGATATTGTAACAGCAAATTTTAATGCAAATACAGTTTCTGTTTTGAAGAATAATGGGAATGGAATGTATGCGGCGAAATTTGATTATGCAACAGGAGGTAATCCATATTCAGTTTATGTGAGCGATATAGATGGCGATGGTGATGGCGATATTGCCGTTGCAAATTGGGGTTCAAATTCAGTTTCTGTGTTGAAGAATAATGGGAATGGAACGTACGCGACGAAAATTGATTATACAACTGGAGTTGGTCCAATTTCAGTTTATGTGAGCGATATAGATGGCGATGGTGGTGGCGATATTGTAACTGCAAATTACTGGTCAAATACAGTTTCTGTATTGAAGAATAATAATACCACCTCCACCATCTCCGCGGGGGAAGTAAATATTCCTAAAGAATTTTCATTAAGTCAAAATTATCCCAATCCGTTCAATCCGACAACAACGATTCGATTTGAAATTCCCGTAGGGGCAATTCATGAATTGCCCTTACAAACAACGTTGAAAATCTACAACGTTCTCGGTCAAGAAGTTGCAACGCTTTTGAATAATGAAACGATGGACGAAGGAGAACACGAAGTTCAGTTTGATGCAAGTGGATTAACAAGCGGCTTGTATTTCTATAGCTTACGCGCCGGAACATTCTTGGAAACGAAGAAAATGATACTGCTGAAATAA
- a CDS encoding pyridoxal phosphate-dependent aminotransferase, whose amino-acid sequence MHIANRVSQLGTEGAFEVLAKARALEAQGKKIVHLEIGEPDFDTPQFIKNAAKKALDDGFTHYLPSAGLADLRLAIAEHISSTRNIPVDADEVVITPGAKPIFNFVINASINEGDEVIYPNPAYPIYESLINFVGGKSVPYVLREENGFRFDLKEVESLVTKKTKMIIINTPQNPTGGIMTEGDIEGVANLAKKHDLMVMSDEIYDRIIYDGFVHKSIATLPGMKERTILVNGFSKTYAMTGWRLGYGVMPKEYAKLIAKMQINCTSHATAFAQVAGALALRGPQAEVDAMVKEFHRRRDTIVDGLNSIPGVSCHKPLGAFYVFPNIKKTGKDSKTLADILMNEAGIACLPGTAFGKAGEGYLRFSYATSVANIEEAIKRFNATVEKL is encoded by the coding sequence ATGCATATAGCAAATCGTGTTTCACAACTTGGTACTGAAGGTGCGTTTGAAGTACTTGCTAAAGCGCGCGCTCTCGAAGCACAAGGAAAAAAAATTGTTCACCTCGAAATTGGTGAACCGGATTTTGATACGCCACAATTTATTAAAAATGCGGCGAAGAAAGCACTCGATGATGGTTTTACGCACTATCTTCCATCTGCCGGATTAGCGGATTTACGTCTTGCTATTGCCGAACACATTTCATCAACTAGAAACATTCCTGTTGACGCTGACGAAGTTGTTATTACTCCGGGAGCAAAACCGATATTTAATTTCGTTATCAACGCAAGTATCAACGAAGGCGACGAAGTTATTTATCCGAATCCTGCGTATCCCATTTACGAATCGCTTATCAATTTTGTCGGAGGAAAATCTGTTCCGTACGTATTGCGCGAAGAAAACGGTTTTCGTTTTGATTTGAAAGAAGTAGAATCGTTAGTTACAAAGAAAACGAAAATGATTATCATCAATACTCCGCAAAATCCAACGGGAGGAATTATGACTGAAGGCGATATTGAAGGCGTAGCCAATCTTGCAAAAAAGCACGACTTGATGGTGATGAGCGACGAAATTTACGACAGAATTATTTATGATGGATTTGTTCACAAAAGTATTGCGACGCTTCCGGGAATGAAAGAACGAACAATTCTTGTGAACGGATTCTCAAAAACATACGCTATGACCGGGTGGAGATTAGGATACGGAGTGATGCCCAAAGAGTATGCAAAACTTATTGCAAAAATGCAAATCAACTGCACATCACACGCAACGGCATTTGCGCAAGTTGCAGGCGCGCTTGCTTTACGAGGTCCGCAAGCTGAAGTTGATGCTATGGTGAAGGAATTTCATCGCCGCCGTGATACGATTGTTGACGGATTAAATTCAATTCCCGGTGTAAGTTGCCATAAACCGCTTGGTGCATTTTACGTTTTTCCGAATATCAAAAAAACAGGAAAAGATTCTAAAACGCTTGCTGATATTTTGATGAATGAAGCGGGAATTGCCTGTTTGCCGGGAACTGCATTTGGAAAAGCAGGAGAAGGTTATTTGCGGTTTTCGTATGCAACGTCGGTTGCTAATATCGAAGAAGCAATTAAACGATTTAATGCGACGGTGGAAAAATTGTAA